TTGAGTACCAATAAAGAAATTCCTCACCGCCTGTAACCTCCCGAAAGATTGTTTCCACATACATTTTTTCATCTTCCAACGTCAGCAGCACCTTGTCCATTTCCTTATTTAGAAGCGCCATCCATTTATCCACGACTGCAGATTTACCTTTTTTCACTTTTACTTTCGTCAACTCTATATTCACAAGCAGCACCCTCCTCAAGTAATTAATGTCATTATAGCAAACTAATTAGATATCCGTCTAATTAGTTTGCTATAAAAGAAGATCGAGTTCGCCTCGACCTTCCTTCCTGCTTTATTTAGCCTGAAATTACTTCATAAATTAATTCAGGAGCATCTACTTTTTGATCTGTCACTTTAATATGCTCATATAATCTTTGTTTAACATCATCGACATTGTCTGTATTACTATAAATCGTCACAAGGGATTCGCCTGCTTCCACCTTGTCACCGATTTTCTTGTTTAGAACCAATCCAACAGCTAAGTCAATTTCTGACTCCTTCGTCGCTCTGCCAGCACCTAGAATCATCGCTGCTGTTCCGATACTATCAGCCGTGATTTCTGCCACATAGCCGGACTCCTTTGCAGGTAGCTCAAGCTTGTATTGTGCTTGTGGAAGACGCTCAGGCTCATCCACAACACTTGAATCGCCGCCTTGTGATTCTAAAAACAGCTTGAACGTTTCCAAGGCTTTGCCGCTCTTAATTGCATCCTCGAGCATTTCTCTTGCTGTTTCAATATTTTCAGCCTTCTCCGCTAAATACACCATCTGAGAGCCTAGAGTGAGACAAAGCTCTGTTAAGTCTGCTGGTCCTTGACCCTTTAATGTATCGATTGCTTCCTTCACTTCTAAAGCATTACCGATGGCAAATCCAAGCGGCTGGCTCATGTCAGAAATAATTGCCATCGTCTTGCGGCCGACATTATTGCCGATTCGAACCATTGCTTCTGCAAGTTCCCTTGAGTCATCCAATGACTTCATAAAAGCTCCTGCCCCTGTTTTAACATCAAGACAAATCGCGTCAGCACCGGCAGCGATTTTTTTGCTCATTATGCTGCTTGCAATAAGAGGAATACTGTTTACTGTTGCCGTAACATCTCTTAAAGCATACAATTTCTTATCAGCAGGAGTCAGATTGCCGCTTTGACCAATGACAGCAACCTTATTTTTATTTACTAGTTTAATAAATTCTTCTTTATCGATTTCCACATGGAAACCTTTTACTGCTTCTAATTTATCAATCGTTCCGCCAGTATGGCCAAGACCCCTGCCGCTCATTTTCGCAACAGGAACGCCTACAGCCGCAACGAGCGGGCCGAGTACAAGTGTCGTCGTATCGCCGACACCGCCAGTAGAATGTTTGTCAACTTTGATTCCTTCAATTGCCGACAGGTCGATTACATCACCGGAATGAACCATTGCCATTGTTAAATCAGCTCGTTCCTTCTCGGTCATGCCTTGAAAAAACACTGCCATTGTAAATGCACTGATTTGATAATCAGGTATTGTACCATCTGTATAGCCGTTGATAATGAAAGAAATTTCCTCTTCCGTCAATTCGCGTCCATCACGTTTTTTCTCAATTAAATCAACCATTCGCATTTTCATAGTGAGAATCCCCTTATCTACTATTCGCCGATTTTTGTAACCAATTCTTTCACATATTTAAGGAAGTCTGCTTTAACTTTTTCTGTCGTTTCAATTACTTCTTCATGATTCAACGGCTGGTCAAGAATACCTGCTGCCATGTTGGAAATACAAGAGATTCCAAGGACTTTAAGTCCAGCATGTCTAGCAACAATTACCTCTGGAACTGTTGACATACCGACTGCATCTCCGCCAAGAACTCTAAGCATTCTAACCTCTGCCGGTGTTTCATACGATGGACCTGTGTTACCGACATATACGCCTTCTTGTACCTTTAAGCCGATGCTTGCAGCGATTTCTTTAGCTGTTGAACGTAAATTTTTGCAATATGCTTCAGACATATCAGGGAATCTAACGCCTAGGGCAGAATCATTTGGGCCGATAAGCGGGTTTGTTCCCATATTATTAATATGATCTGAAATAAGCATTAAGTCTCCAGGAGCGTATGATTCATTCACACCGCCTGCTGCATTTGTTACGATTAAGTTTTCGACACCTAATTCTTTCATAACACGAACTGGGAATGTCACTTTTTCAAAAGTGTACCCTTCGTAATAATGGAATCTCCCTTGCATTGCAACAACTTCCACACCGCCAATTGTTCCAAATACAAGCTGACCAGCATGGCCTTCTACTGTTGAAACTGGGAATTCTGGAATTTGCTCGTACGGAATTTTTACAGCATTTTCGATTTCTTCAGCTAGAACACCAAGTCCTGAGCCTAAGATGAGGCCAATTTTTGGCACAGCGGAATATTTTCCCTTCAAAAAGTCTGCTGATTGTTTAATTTTAGTATAATCCATGTTCACTGCTCCTTATATTAACTCTTTTAAAAAGCTCTTTCCGTTTTTTGGCATAGAGACATTAAAGTTTTCTGCAATCGTTGCGCCAATGTCCGCGAACGTTTCTCTTAACGGAAGCTGTTGTCCTGCACTGATTTTTTTGTTGTATACTAACAGCGGCACATACTCTCTCGTATGGTCAGTTCCATGATGGACAGGATCATTTCCGTGGTCTGCTGTGATAATCAGCAAATCATCCTCGTTTAAGTGCGGCAGCACTTCTGAAAGCCTTGCATCATATTCCTCAAGCGCCTTGCCATAGCCGATTGGATCACGTCTATGTCCGTAAAGAGCATCAAAATCGACAAGATTTAAGAAGCTTAATCCCGTAAAGTCCATATGTAAAGTTTCAAGCAGCTTATCCATCCCATCCATATTCGATACGGTTCTTAGTGACTTAGTAACACCTTCGCCATCATATATATCAGAGATTTTACCGATAGCAATGCTGTCAAAACCGCTGTCTTTCAGTTCGTTCATTACTGTTCTTTCAAACGGCTTCAACGCATAATCATGGCGGTTTGCTGTTCTTTTAAAGCTGCCTGGTTCACCTACAAACGGTCTTGCAATAATTCTGCCTACCATATACTTCTCATCAAGTGTCAATTCTCTTGCAATTTCACAAATCTCGTAAAGCTCCTTTAATGGTACAACTTCTTCATGTGCTGCAATTTGCAGGACAGAATCAGCTGATGTATAGACAATCAAGGCACCTGTTTTCATATGCTCTTCGCCAAGCTCATCTAAAATTTCCGTACCGCTGGCAGGTTTATTGCCGATAATTTCTCTGCCTGTTTTTGCTTTTAATTCATTTAACAGCTCATCCGGGAATCCTTCCGGGAAAACACGAAACGGTGTGTCAATACGCAGGCCCATGATTTCCCAGTGACCAGTCATTGTATCCTTGCCGTTTGATGCTTCCTGCATTTTCGTATAATGAGCCATCGGCTTGTCTGCTTTATCAATACCTTTAATTTCTTCGATGTTGCTCAAGCCAAGTTTCCCCATATTTGGCATATGGAGACCATTCATCTTTTCAGCTATATGACCAAAAGTATGGGCACCTAAATCGCCGAATTTTTCAGCATCAGGAGCTTCACCAATTCCGACTGAATCCATCACAATTAGGAATACCCTTTTAAATGGATATGTGGACATTTAATTACCTCCTATATATGAATTAATCATCCTATTTTACCCTTTAGTATGTATCTTTAACCTAAAAAATTATAGCATATTGTCAGAAGTCTGACATCTATTTGCATAAAAATAATTTTAGGGCCAGTCCTTCCACCATTGTATGAAAAAAGGTGAAAGGGCTGCCCCTATGCTCTTGGATGATATTGACTATAAACGTCTTTTAATCTTGTTTTTGTAACATGTGTATAAATTTGTGTTGTAGAGATGTCAGCATGTCCAAGCATTTCTTGAACTGCCCGCAAATCTGCCCCATTCTCAAGCAGATGTGTCGCAAAAGAATGCCTTAGGGTATGGGGAGTTATCTCCTTATTAATCTCCGCTTCTTTGCCGAGTCGTTTTAAGATTTTCCAGAAGCCTTGCCGTGACAGTCTTCTGCCGTGATGGTTTAGAAACAGGGCATCTCCTACTTCTTTTTTGCTTATAAAAGCAGGTCTTCCTTCTTCAAGGTATTCTGTAAGCGCCCTTGTGGCGGCACCCCCGATTGGAATGATTCGCTCCTTATTCCCTTTACCGATACACCGAACGAAGCCCATCATTAAATGGACATCATCCATATTCAACTGAATCAGCTCACTCACCCGTATTCCTGTTGCATATAAAAGCTCCAGCATAGCCTTGTCTCTTTTTCCAAAATGATCCAGCTTATTCGGAAATTCAAGCAACGCCTCTACCTCTTTCATAGACAGCACCTTAGGCAATGACCTTTCTCCTTGCGGCGATTCAATATGTACGGTCGGATCCTCTTCGGTCACCCTGTCCCGAAAAAGGAATTGGTGAAACGCTCTGATAGAAGCTATGTGTCTGGCAATTGTTTTAGAAGATTTTCCGTTATCTTTCAAAAACCCCAAAAACCGAACAATATGTGCACGCTGAATATCGGTAAGGCCAACCATCTCTACTTCTTTCATGTACTTACTGTAGGATTTCAAATCCCGTTCATACGAAACTAGAGTGTTTTTTGCCAGACCCTTCTCCACCAATAAAAAATGCATAAAGTCCTTTAGCTGTTCTTCCATTAGTCATTACTCCCCATTTAAGTAAAAAAGAAATATTCGTTCCTTCCAGGAAAATTCCTCTGCCTTTCCATCACCACTCACTTTCACAGCAGCTCCAGATGGTTCATCATAACGATGAAAATCCTGATATTCTTCATTAAACCATATAAGCGCATAATAAAAAAGAACTGTGCATCCTACAAACAGCAAAAAAACCTTTGCTGTCCGAAAAACTACTTTAGACCATTGCAGCATTATTACTCCTCCAAACTAGTGTCATACTAAAAGCTATGCCAGTTTACGGAGTAAATATACCTGTAATAGGACCTAAAACTACTAAACAATGCAAAAAACCTTCTCCATATGAAAAAGGTTTCTCATTCTTTGATTAATCTGCACTTTTTTCAATACAGCGATGACATATTCCATGAAAGGTTAAACGGTGATCTTTTATTTTAAAGTTCCAGTCACGTTCAACCACTTTTTCAACATCCCCTAATAAATCCTCTTGAATTTCATCAACAGCTCCACATTCTATGCATACTAAATGATGGTGAAAGTGAGCTGCACCTTCTTGTCGCAAGTCATATCTAGAAACACCGTCACCGAAATTTATCTTGTCGACTATTTTCAGCTCAGTCAGCAGCTCTAATGTCCGGTAAACTGTCGCTAATCCAATCTCGGGAGATTTCTCTTTTACAAGGAGGTAAACATCTTCTGCACTTAAGTGGTCTTCTTCATTCTCTAGCAAAACCCTCACTGTTGCTTCCCTTTGAGGAGTTAATTTATAGCTCGAAGAATGCAACAGCTTTTTTATTCTATCTATTCTACTTTCCATTCCGAAAGTCCCTCCCTAGCCACTGTCCATATCATTATAACAGAAGAAGGAATAGAATCCTAATAAAAATTATTATAAATAAGAATCAATAATTATTTGTTAATTAAAATAATTATAATTTACTTACACTTTCGGGATGAACCCTATAAATGATTCTACCATATTAATAATCGATTTCATAAGTCCTGGTGAAATATAGGCCTCCACTCCAGCGGCAGCAGCAAGGAATATCATAGCAGCAAACAGCAGAAACATATATCTTCCAAATAACGGCAGCATCGGCTCTCCCATTTTTTTCATAAATTGCTGTCTAATCATCTTAAATGAAAACGAAACAGACAAGGTTGCAGAGATGATAAAAATCGGGATAATGATAATATTTTGAGGCAAAACAGACACAAAAGAAAGCAAGAAGCCGTTCCAGCCCATCTGGTTTACTAAAAATCCGACTGTAAATCCAACAACCATCCCTTTAATGAACAATAAAATGAGAATAACCGGCAAACCGATGATAGAAATACCCAAGAGCCACATCAAGCCGATGAATTTACTGTTATGAGAAAAGCTTTGAATAAATAAATCCTTGCTGTCAGCAACCTTGCCATTAGAAATTTGGCTGAAAAACTGTGACAGATAATAGAATAAATCTTCCTTTTGGCTCAATGTTAAACTGTTCACGACAATTGCTCCAAATATGACACCCATCAAAAACAACACCGCAATAAATAAATAGATGGAGGAATGCTCCCGAAAATGATTTGCTAGAATGTTCTGGTACTTATTTTTTTTCATTGCTACCTCTCCTCTGTGCCAATCTGTTAGTTCATTCTATGAAAAGATTCAGCAGTATATGACTAGCAAATCTAGTATTTTTCTACCAAAAGTATCTGTAAATTATAGATGGCAGCACGTATACTAAAAGAAACCAATAGAAGGGGCGAGCGCTTATGAAACCAATCCTCCTTGATTTTCCTCCTAGAATAGAAACAGACAGACTGTATTTAAGGCCATGCCTACCAGGTGACGGAAAACTAGTTTTGGACAGCATCCAGCATTCCTTGCAAGAGCTGCAAGATTGGCTCCCTTTTGCCCACAAACAGCAAACATACGAAGAAATAGAAGAGAATATTAGAAGGTCGTATGCTAAATTTATTTTACGAGAAGACATTCGCTTGCATATCTTCTTGAAAGAGACAGACACATTTATTGGATCAACTGGCCTTCACAAAATTAATTGGGATGCTCGCATTTTTGAAATCGGCTACTGGTGTGATTCAAGATTTGCTGGATGTGGCTATATTACGGAAAGCACGAAGGGATTGGTCCAATTTGCGAAAGATGTTCTAAAAGCAAATCGAATTGAGATTCGCTGTGACCCTCTCAATACAAAAAGTAGGAACATCCCTGAAAAGCTCGGATTTACGCTGGAAGGAATTCAAAGGAAGGATTGTATGAGCGCAGACGGAAGTACCCTTAGAGATACTTGTGTGTTTGCTTTGACTTAACTCATGACAAAAAACGAAAAGAAACGGCCAATCCGCCATTTCTTCTCGTTTTTTATTCGTCATTTTTATTAGAAACACGCCCATACCTGCCGCCGCCGCCAACAGTGAGCGACAGCTTGCCAGCTCTTGCAGCTTGGATATATTCGGCCACCTGAGTCGGAAGTATTTCAGCAAGCTGCTCATACGGTGCTTCGTGAATAATTTGCATTTCCGTCGAAAAATAATGAAGCAGCTTCTCAAGTGTTTTTTTCCCTAAACCTGGAATAAACTCCAGTGGAACTTGATGAATATAGGGCGGCCTTGACGGCTTATCACCAGCAGTGGCAAGCTCTTTTATCCTTGCAGCCACCCCTTTTTTTCCGTTTTTATGCCCGCAGCTTGAGCATACCTCTTCCTCTTCTCCTAATGGCTTGTGGCATTTTAAACAAACTGTATTATGATATTTGCCTAACAAAGGATCCATTCCATAGTTTTCTGCGACTTGCCGGCCATCGACACCCTGCAATGCTTTCTCCAGCTCTGTGAAGGATGCTTCCTCTACCTCTAAAATTTGATACTCTCGGGCAATTTTTGCCAGAGAATGGGCATCTGAATTGGTGATATACGTATAGCTGTGTAGCTCCTTGATCTGATCTGCCATCATAGTATTCGAGCTTAGGCCCAGTTCTACAGCATCAATCAAATCTGGATCAAAAACTTCTGAAAGGGATGCTTTTACGCCGCTTCCGTACAAACTTTTATATGGTGTAAAGATATGTGCAGGAATAAACAAACCGCCAAGACTCTTTACCATTTTTTGCAGTTCTTTGCCTGTCACATAGATGCGCTGTGAGCTTAATTGAATGTTTTTCATGTATTTAGAAAGCCATGATGAGAATTCCTTCATAGCCGTCAATGTCGGCATATAACAGAGCACATGGATAGGCCCTTTACAAGAATCATCATATATTTCAAGCTCAGAACCAGGAATAATGGTTATTCCATCCATCTCCAGTCCCCCGCCTGTCTTTTGAACCATTCTGCCTTTTGCGATGTATTCATCCATTTCCATTAGTATTTCTGGCGAATGGCAATCGATAATTCCAATCATATCAAGCCCCTTTTGAAAACTGGCATATTCGATAATATTCAAAAGCGTCAATGTACGAGATCCTGTGATTTTTACTGCCTTACCGCTTGCTGTTCTGCCGATATGGATATGTAAATCTGCAAATATGCGAATCATTAAATCACCTTATTTTCCTAGAAGCTGCCAGTACTGGACGGCATACATTGTTTTGGCATCAAAAATTTTTTGCTCCGTTATTAAGCTTTGTGCTTCCTCCATTGTAATTTCCATCAAGTTGACGAATTCATCTTCATCTAGTTCTGCCGCATTTTCTATTTTATAAAGACCGCTCGCCAAGTATACATGGACAATTTCATCAGCAAAGCCAGGGGAAGTATAAAAGGAGCTGATAAGCTTCATTTCCTTACATCCATAGCCGGTTTCTTCCTCTAATTCCCTTCTTGCACAAAGAGCTGGGTCCTCATCCTTTTCAAGCTTGCCTGCCGGAATTTCCACAATCGCTTTTTCCAAGGCTTTCCTGTATTGCTCCACCACCACAAGCTTCCCTTCTTCTGTTATCGCTATAACTGCAACAGCTCCAGGATGCTTAATAATCTCTCTTTTGGAAGTACTGCCATTCGGAAGCATTACCTCATCCACTTGTAAGGAAATAATTCTCCCGTTAAAAATCTTCTCTGTGCTGATTGTCTTTTCTTCTAAATTTTCCATTTGTCCTTCACTCCTGTTCTAAGCAATTCCATTTTTCATATATTTCATTATACTTATTTCCCTGTGCAAAAGGGAAGGAAACGGAGGATGTCTTTGAAGATTTATAAACAGGAAAAAGCCATTATACTGACTGGAAAGGCATGGCAAGTCCGGCATATGCTTAAAAACTACCGTAAAGACTATGTTTATATTAAGGATTGGATAAAGGGCGAAAAAACACTGCAGAAAAAAGAAGACAAACTTTAAGCCACTTTTTTTGTCTTCTTCTCCTCCTTTTCGTTAAAATAAAGATGGAAATACTAGTGAGAGAGGTGTGCTTATGAAGAAAAATCGTTTAGGACAATCTGATTTACATGTTTCTGCTCTCGGACTAGGCTGCATGAGTCTTGGGACAGACGAAAAAACAGCCTTCCCTATCCTTGAAGCAGCACTGGAAGCAGGCGTTAATTATTTTGACACAGCCGATTTATATGATTTCGGACAGAATGAACAAATCTTAGGTAAATTCTTTAAGCAAAACCGAGAGAATGTTATTATTGCTTCTAAAGCTGGCAACAAGTGGCAGGAAAACAAAGAAGGCTGGACGTGGGATGCCAGTAAGGCTTATATAAAAGAAGCGGCCAAACAAAGCTTGAAACGCCTTGATACAGATTATATCGACTTGTACCAGCTTCACGGCGGAACGCTCGATGATCCTATTGAGGAGACGATTGAGGCATTCGAAGAGCTAAAAGCAGAAGGTTATATCCGTTATTACGGCATTTCTTCCATCCGCCCAAACGTTATTAGAGAATATGTAAAGCGTTCTAATATTGTTTCAGTTATGATGCAATACAGCATATTGGACAGGCGTCCAGAAGAGGAAGCCTTGCCACTTCTTCATGACAGCGGAATCAGTGTTGTCACGCGCGGTCCAGTAGCAAAGGGCTTGCTGAGTGATAATTACCTAAAAAAGCTTACGGCAAAAGGCTATTTAGACTACAGTGAAGAAGAGCTCCGCTCCACACTGGAAGGTTTACAGGCACGCTTTGAAGGCAAACGCTCTATTTTGGAAGCAGCTGTCCAATACAATCTTTCCAATCCGGCAGTTGCTACTGTTATTGCTGGGGCTAGCAGTGTGGAACAGCTGCAGGAAAACGCCAGAGCTGTTAACAGCATTGCCTTAACTCAGGACGAACAAAAAGTCATTCAAGCCGTATCAAAAGCTTCCTTCTATAAGGATCACCGATAAGAGTAAACAAAAAAAAGCAGGATTTTAGCCTGCTTTTTTTATTTGTATTCTTTCCAATTCATAGGGGTCTCGTTCAAAAGTTCTTCAAAGCTTTTGTTTTTATCACGCTGCCTGCGCTCTTCTTTTTTTCTTTCTTCTTCGACTTTAAGTTTTTCTTCTTCTGCAGCTTTCAGCTCCTGCTTCTTATCCTTAAGCTGTTTGGCAAGCTGTTCATTCAGCATATCTCCAAGTGTTACAGGCTTATCTGTGTTATCCTTTTTTGCAGGTCTGTTTTGTTTTCTCATGGCAAGAAACCACCTTTCCATTAATCTTCGATTGTAATCGTCTCTTCAAGGCTAACCTTAACATTGCCTTTAATTGCTCTTGTAATCATGCAAGATGCCTCTGCCTTTTCCGCGAGCCTTTTTGCAAGCTCCACCTCTTTGCTTGAAGATCCAGCTGGAAGAACTATATTTGGACGATGGATGATTTCTTTATATGTAAAGACACCGTTTGTCACATCTACAATCGCTTCCGATGCCAATGTTAAGCTATTTTTATCTAATTTGCTTCTTTCCATCATTGCTGCCAATGTAATTATAAAGCAAGTAGCCGCTGCACCGAGCAGCATTTCATCAGGATTTGTCCCGACACCTGGACCATCCATTTCCTTTGGAATAGAAATTTGTGTTTTTAAATTGCCGCTTTCAATTGTGCCAATATCATTACGAAGTCCTGGCCAATTTGCCTGCAAATGAAAATGATGTTCTGCCATTCCTTTCATCGTCCTTTCTGTAAAACCTGATGAAAGTATCATACCATAATTTTGGAGCGTTTGTTCGTTGGAAGCTTATACAATTACTCACTTGACTCATCTTTTCCTGTTTAGGCTTTTATGTGTATCGAATCTCGTGTTTTTGTGTATGTATAATACTAGCAAAGCTTGTTTCATGCTTAGCTAAAAGCCAGTAAGGAGACAAGGGGTGCAAATTATATTATTGTCCGCTTTGTTTCTATAGAAAATAATGGTAAACTCATATTAGTTTTTTGAAATGAAATATTTTGTTCGGAGGAATGAATGTGAAAAAATTTTTTCGCTATTTTTTTTCATTCTTAGTTTTTATCTCATCCATCGGTGTATATTGTACGAACCGATTGATGTATATGAAGAAAAAAGAAGACGAATTTATTTTTAACAGGGAAAAAGCAGCTGGAAGACTTAAGCCAGAAGTTCTGGAATCCCTAAAAAAACGGGAAGTAACCATCCCTTCCCCATATGGATACATGCTGAAAGCAGTTGTAGCAGAGCCTTTCCTTGAAAAGCGGTATATTATTATTGCCCACGGGGTGACGGAAAGCAAAACGAACTCCATTAAATATATGAACTTGTTTCTTGAGAGAGGATTTAATGTTGTCATTTATGATCATCGTCGTCACGGGGAGTCTGGCGGAAAAACAACTAGCTTTGGTCATTACGAAAAATTCGATTTAAAAGCTGTTGTTGATTGGTTAAAGGCAGACAAAGGCAAAGACATACTTTTAGGTATTCACGGGGAATCGATGGGAGCTGCCACGATGATTCTATATGCCGGGATGGTCGAAGACGGTGCTGATTTTTATATTGCTGATTGCCCTTTTTCCGATTTTGGCGAACAGCTTAATCATCTTGTCAAAGCTGAAATGAAGGTGCCTGGAAAACTGTTTCTGCCAATTGCTGATGTTTTTCTGCGGGCAAGAGAACGATATTCTATCCGCCAAGTGTCTCCCATTGCAGTTATTGATAAAATCGCGAAGCCGATGCTGTTTATCCATAGTGAAAAAGACTCCTTTATTTTGCCGCATATGACACAGGAGCTTTTTGAAAAGAAACAAGGACCTAAAAAGCTTTTTTTAGCATTAAATGGTTTTCATGCCCAAAGCTATAATGAAAATAAAGAAGAATATGAAAAAGTAATTGATGATTTTTTGCAGGAATATGTCATTCAGTGATTTATTCACATATTCTTTATAGGAAGGTTTGCTTCTTTATATGAAAGTTCTATCCATGATCCAGCCTTGGGCAAGTTTATTTGTACTTGGTGAAAGTAAATTCGAGACAAGGTCGTGGAAAACAAATTACCGCGGACCTCTTGCCATTCATACGAGTAAGAAAATAGACAAGAAGGCAAGCAGCCATCCCAATATTCAAAAACTGTTGAACTTAAAAGGCCAAGCGCCAGACACTCTCCCAACAGGAATGATTATCGGCGTCTGCATGTTAACAGACTGCTTACGAGTGATAGACAGCCGAGAG
This DNA window, taken from Niallia sp. Man26, encodes the following:
- a CDS encoding ASCH domain-containing protein, producing the protein MKVLSMIQPWASLFVLGESKFETRSWKTNYRGPLAIHTSKKIDKKASSHPNIQKLLNLKGQAPDTLPTGMIIGVCMLTDCLRVIDSRENEAVLADGRLVIGNEFFLGDYTVGNYAWEVSSMKQLDVFIPAKGQLGLWEYNGDISI
- a CDS encoding alpha/beta hydrolase, coding for MKKFFRYFFSFLVFISSIGVYCTNRLMYMKKKEDEFIFNREKAAGRLKPEVLESLKKREVTIPSPYGYMLKAVVAEPFLEKRYIIIAHGVTESKTNSIKYMNLFLERGFNVVIYDHRRHGESGGKTTSFGHYEKFDLKAVVDWLKADKGKDILLGIHGESMGAATMILYAGMVEDGADFYIADCPFSDFGEQLNHLVKAEMKVPGKLFLPIADVFLRARERYSIRQVSPIAVIDKIAKPMLFIHSEKDSFILPHMTQELFEKKQGPKKLFLALNGFHAQSYNENKEEYEKVIDDFLQEYVIQ
- a CDS encoding aldo/keto reductase, which encodes MKKNRLGQSDLHVSALGLGCMSLGTDEKTAFPILEAALEAGVNYFDTADLYDFGQNEQILGKFFKQNRENVIIASKAGNKWQENKEGWTWDASKAYIKEAAKQSLKRLDTDYIDLYQLHGGTLDDPIEETIEAFEELKAEGYIRYYGISSIRPNVIREYVKRSNIVSVMMQYSILDRRPEEEALPLLHDSGISVVTRGPVAKGLLSDNYLKKLTAKGYLDYSEEELRSTLEGLQARFEGKRSILEAAVQYNLSNPAVATVIAGASSVEQLQENARAVNSIALTQDEQKVIQAVSKASFYKDHR
- a CDS encoding OsmC family protein — protein: MAEHHFHLQANWPGLRNDIGTIESGNLKTQISIPKEMDGPGVGTNPDEMLLGAAATCFIITLAAMMERSKLDKNSLTLASEAIVDVTNGVFTYKEIIHRPNIVLPAGSSSKEVELAKRLAEKAEASCMITRAIKGNVKVSLEETITIED
- a CDS encoding YqkE family protein, whose product is MRKQNRPAKKDNTDKPVTLGDMLNEQLAKQLKDKKQELKAAEEEKLKVEEERKKEERRQRDKNKSFEELLNETPMNWKEYK